In Kryptolebias marmoratus isolate JLee-2015 linkage group LG2, ASM164957v2, whole genome shotgun sequence, the genomic stretch AAGCACGAAGCAGCATTTACCGGAAATACTTAAAAAATCAAGCACTTGACATGTCGAAAACCGCAAACTTATTAAATATAGATTTAAAACTATGCTACACAATCggaaaaaaatacttcttaTCATCTTACTTTTGCTGTAGTTTCCGTAATCAGTAGAAACTAGAGATACGTAGGGTTTACATTGTAAACTAGCGGCGAAGTTTTGTCACGTGACAGTCGCCGTCCACGGAATTATCCGTCTTTTCTTCCGGTaagactttcaaaataagacttCAATAATAACATGAATTATGATCAAAACTAGAAACATAATTATATTTAGGCTAAGTTACCGTTTCAGAAGTTGCTGAAGTAGACTATATTTtaagtgcattttaaaaaagggccAATTACGTTTAAACAATTACAATATAGGGTATATTGTTTATAGACCTATACCAgtataatttcatttaaaaatctgacaaaattatataaataatcTTAAAGACCTTTGGAAAATttgaactaaaacaataaacaaatttgatattttaattttaaaagtccAGCTCCTTTGAAGTAAACTTACAAAAAATATGCAATATTGCATATGTAGAGGCTAAGCCAAAGCTTTAAGCCCCTGAGGTGGTACACCGGGGTAAAGTTGACTCGCCGATCACTTAAGCCGCTACTTGAAATGAGAGCCGTCCTTGATGTTAGTGCAGGTAATCAATCCATTTATTTCCATGATTCGGCAATCATCATGTCTCCCTTGTACAACAAGTCATTCCCTTTAACATGTTGACAGTGACATCGAATACATAGTTCAGCTATCCTAATAGCATTCACTTGTTAGCGGTAGCTCTGCCTGCGTGCATTGTATGCGTTGTGTGCGGTCAAAAACTGTTTCCCCCTCTCGGGTGGAACACACCTGTCCTTAGCATCACCGGATGCAACCTAAATAGATAGCTGACAGATCATGTGACCCAAACCATATAGAATACAGATTCATAATCTGCTCCTAcagcatattttaaataaattagaacaAACCCTTAATAAGGCAGGACAAACACACAGTAATTAGTGGAGTTGTTTAATGTTATACAGAGTATGTTCAGGATTATTTTGtacacaaaaggaaaaagagcaCAACATTCCAACAACATTTCCATTGTTTTTCCCACTTTGAGTTGACAGGAAGATGCAAAGGATGAGTAACTgcaaataaatctaaattacAAGGCAAAACAGAATGCTCACCATTCTAACAAAAAGTACTGATAGtacaaaattataaaagaaGAGTGCAAAAATGTACTACTGTACTAAATCTGTACAATAAGACTAAAtgttacaattaaaataataataaacaggtGTGCAGTATATGGCATTGTGCAATACAGCAGACTGCAGTTATGGCAAATAAATGGAAAATCATTTTTAGACACTACCATGTTGAACAATTAAggaaatttaccaaaaaaagcaTACAAAATACAACAAGTTATATAGAAATACACGGACAAACCCATTCAAACAATTTTCATGACTaggcagcagcaacaaaagcagGAGAAATCATGTTTATggataacaaaaacaaacagctgacaatCAAAAAGAGAATAAGTTGAATAAACTACATACACGTTATTTTGATAAAGAGCTTTCCAACTGCTTCAAATCAATTCAACTATCACAAGCACAGTCAAAATACTAAGAAATAATAATAGCGTCATACAATAGtatctaaatgtattttagtttGTATTAGTTGACAAAAACATTCTAGCAGCAAGTGAAAAACttcattaggaaaaaaaaatgtttcacagtATGTAATGAGCGGTGCAAAAATGATTCAGAAATGACAAAGCTAATAACACTGAATGTGATTCTCAGAACAGAACAACTTGTGGAGGAAAGAAATGTGCAACAGAATGAGGGGTACATTTCCAAAGCTGTTTTTGCAACTTCATCAAGcttggtgatttaaaaaaatatggtgCATGTAAACACGATAACTGATAACCTCCAATGAACATGAAACATGCCAACTAGGAGGGCTTTGTAACAAAATACCTGGCAGAGCTTTTTGCTCTCATTATACTGCTGGTGAACACTGATATTTGATGAAAAGCCCAAACAAGGAAATCCTGCCATTTCACCATTTATGGGGATAAAATGAAGCCCTAGTTAGATTCCAGAAAGTATCAGACAAATACTTTCTGTTCCAGTGAGAGTGGTCTCAATGATggtagcttttttaaaaaaactaaaattgactAGCTCCCTTGTACAGCTTAAAAGAGGCATGAGACTGGAATTTACCAAACTAAGTGGTAGCTGTATGCCAGCTTAATGGGATTGAGGCATTGGGGCTCAGCCACCTAGGTTCTACAGTCAATGGCTACTGCGTTACCAAGGCCAGGCAGCTGAGCTTCCTCTAATTCAGACTGCAGCAGTTCAAATAACTGATGGTTTTACCCTCACCGGGCATTGGGGCAGTGTCATTGTTATCGAGCTTGTTCTGCTTGGCCTCTCGAATGAGTTCGCACGCCAGGTCGAGGAAAAGTTTCTCAACGTTGTCAGACTCTTTGGCCGACGTCTCCAGATACAGCATGCTCTGAGCCTGAGCGAAGTCTTCAGCCCTCTGCCTGAGAACCTCTCTCTTGTCTGCCAGATctattttatttcctaaaacaaaaaaaaaaatgtaaaatgaatcagtaaacaaacaaaataacacagatTTGGCTTAATATCTCCAAAGATTTGAAGCAGCAGTGTGAGTGGAcagtgtgggtgtgtgtgtaatggAACAGACGGGAATGgaggtgtatgtgtgtgccTGCTTGTGGACTTCAGCAAAGACTTTATGAGAGAAATTACAACAAAATTTCAAAGAAATTACAAAGCAAGACAGTAATTTGTTAAAAAGTGAGGCACGTGTCAGACTAAAGACGGCTATCCCTCAAGACGTAGGAGGTAAAGTTTCTTACCGACTAATATAGTCACCACTTGGTTGTTAGCATACTGCTCAATCTCCCTCAGCCACTCTGGAAGGCACCTAAAGGAGTCCTCACAGGTAATGTCATATGTGAGAATGAGGGCATTGGCACTACGGTAATAACTCTGAGTAATGGAGCGGAATCTCTCCTGTCCAGCTGTATCCCATATCTGTAActggaaaagacagaaaacaacgTGAGTAACTGTTCATGCAAATTATTACAAACCGCACACATTACAGGATCGCTGTAATCCAGACGTACCTTGACCTTCTCCCCTTTGATTTCCACTGTTTTAATCATGAAATCCACTCCAATAGTAGCCCCTTGTCCAGGTGGGAAAAGGCCCTGAAATTTACAATCAGAACATAAATTGAATACTcacattttgatatttgattacttcaacaataaagtaaaatacaaacCTGAGTAAATCGCCGGACGAGACATGTTTTCCCAACTCCAGCATTTCCTATGAGAACTATTTTAAACAGGTAGTCATAATCTTCCATACTCATTCTAAtctgtgaagaaaagaaaaacatttaaacagacgTTAAGTGAAGAAATGGTTGAGTCACAGAAATactgtgaaaatgaaaatagcACACAGGGCAGGACTTTAATCACAGGTGACATTTAACCTGAATCAACTTCTACTGATTACCAGAAGAAGTGTGAGGGAGATATGACTTGCTTTGGATCTTTAATGTGTAAATCTGAAGTTAATCTTGAGTAATTTTTTAAACCACACTTTGTACACTGGAAGGTTTAAGagcgagagagaaaaaaagatcattatAATGTTTAAGTTTCTTTATGTTCTGGGCACAAAGTTGATTTCATTCCCAGTGTGGGTTGACTCTACCAGGGCTGTCTGTCTCCAActttgtttgtggtgttcatggagaGGATCTCAAGGTGCACTCATGGGAAGGAGGGTGTCTGATTTGGAAACCTCAGGGTcttatctctgctttttgcagaggATGTGGCTCTGTTGGCGTCTTCGGGCCATGACCTGCAGCGTGGACTGGGGCgtggatgagagtcagctcctctcagTCTGAGGCCACAGCTCTCAACCAGAAAAAGTTGGAATGCTCCCTTTaggttggggatgagtctttgtctcaagcggaggagttcaagtatctgcgTGTTTTGTTCAGGTGTGATGGCAGGATGCAATAAGAGATGATCCTATCCTCACCAATGAGGCCTTTACTCCGATAAGCTGTGGTGAAGGAGCTGAGTttaaaaggcaaagctctcggtttactggtccatctctgttccaaccctcacctatggtcaaaGTATGGATCATAACCAAAATAATGAGATGTTGGATACAAGCCGATATAAGCTTCTTCAGTAGGGCGGCCAAGCTCAGCCTTAAAGATAAGGTGACAAGCTTTGTCATCTGGGAGGAGCTTGAAGTAGAGACACCGTTTCTCCACATCGAAAAAgtgccagctgaggtggttcaggcatctgattaggatgcctcctagGCTCCTCCATTTAGAGGTTTTGTAGGAACTGGGAGGAAACCCAGAACTTACTTGAAGGACATTAAATTCTCTCTGGCCAAGGAACACATTAagatctcccaggaggagctgaagagtgtcactggggagagggatgtctgggaaCCTGTTGTCCCAGCaacccaaccacagataagcagaagaaaataaattgatggatggatggatggatggatggatggtttcaGTTTAACAAAATGCTTGGTATACTACAATTCCCATTTCTGATGCaaacaaagataataaaaacatactgcACAATTAAGAGCTATAATTGTGaatattgaggaaaaaaacctgtttctcaacaaaaattttaattgcatttttttatgtgcacCTGGAAACCATACAACAGGAACATATGCAAAGAATGACTCTTTGTGTTAAACTCACAATCATTTGGgaatattaaattttttttaaaactgttgttaTCAGAAGGATGAATTTGTGTATAGAAGGGGAAAAAATCCCAGCTAAATGctctttaaaacagacaaactgttgCTTGCCAGAAGACTCAAATCAATGCagattttaaaaccacatttaagGAAGTAATCCAAACCTAGCTTACATGCAGTTAAGACAAATCTTCACCGAGTCGCGTTCAATTTCTCCCTTCAGGCTCGTCACAGCGAAAATCTAAAGGCTCCAGCTCATGTTTACTCTGACTTAGCGGTTCCACTTCTTGTCAAGAATCATTTATCTTCAGCCTGACTCACTGGGGCGAAGCTAGCAACAGTAGCTACTAGCAGAACGAGCTACCGTGCGATTCTAGCCATTTTGGCACTATCTGCagatgcaggaggaggaggggggtaaAAATCAAAGTCTGCCCAGCGAATCAAGGCAGTAAATAGTTTGCACTTACCAAAAACTCGGGGATATCCCCGGACTTAACACTACTTGGTATGCATAGGTCAGCTCCTCAAATAAGCAAAGCCACTGCTGGGCAGGGCATAATTCCCCCGGCTGTGAGCTGTGTGTCCTAGGCAGcccagaagcagcagcagcttgtctgataaaggaggaggaggaggaagaggagggagaaggAGACGGGAATGCATTCAATGATGTCATTGCTCTTCATCCACTCACGTATTGCTAAGCCGCTAAGTTTTACTCCGATGCATTTATAGAGCATAGACTTTAAGGTTCGTGTGCCTCTCTGTTCTGCTGCAAAGCGGAAAACTAAGAAAGAACTCAGTGTGTTCTGTCATTACCACCGCTGCTTTTGCTTTTACCGCTGGTATACCGTATTACCACCGCTGCACATTTAATCTGCAGGGATATAAATGAAAACTCCTGCCAGCACAGATTCATCAACGTAGCTCTCTGTTACTAGCGCTCAGCAGGAAGCTAGCAAATGGGTTTTGTCTTCTTGCCCTGGTTGCTAGGAAACAAGTTAGGTGGAACTGAGACGAGTTTTCAAGTGTTGCGCCCGGACGTTTCATTGGGTTGCACACGGCGTCCTTGACTTCCTACGAGAGGTGATAGTCCGAGTGCTggatcattaaaataaaacataaaattgtaGGTTGATCTCGTCGCCATGGGGTTAATTCCAGACGAGGGAAAGTCGCTCCCTCCCCCGGGAATCATGAACAGGAACTCGCTGTGGCTGGCCGGCGCGGGCTGGGTCTCCGCGGTGCTTGATAATTCCATGAAGCACAGGCCGCCGCTGAGATCAGGTTAGCATTTTAGCTCCTCTTCTCTGCAGAGAAAGTCAAGTGTTGTGTTCAACGccataaaatacacaaaactcaTTTAAcgagttatttttaaataagtttaatgtgtttatttatgtcatGATTTAACGTTCAGTTGAGTAttttttgaatgtgtttattttgtatttttaacgTATTTGTTTATTGTCTGAACTTCTTGAATTTCACGATATTGTGCAGCCAGCAGTACATACACTCACATTAACTCGAACTCGGgcaataaacagttttaaaaagcaataaatataaCTTCGGTTAAACACCAAAACAATAagctgacaaataaaacaatgtagAGGTCGACATTAGGAATTTTTCTATGTCTGATATTGTTGCTTATCTCtagaaataatttctttatttttaatttctggcCAATATGTATGtacaaaatgcaacaataattgcttaatttaaataaacatttaacaacCTTTAGAAAAACCTGCACACTTAAAAGTATTATATAGAATAGCACTGTTAGACACACAAAAACGAGtcagacaaccattcacgctctcagtcacacccagggacaatttagaattaccaattaacctaacatgtatgtttttggtcagtgggaggaaacccaggAAAAACCCACAAGGGGAGATTattcaaactccacacagaaaggccccaggtgggAGGCGATGCTGCTGTGACCTTGCTGATGATGAAGCTTGatgaaatatgaataaaacattttcattaaaacactcCTAACGTTAAAACCATTACGTTTTTGTAAAAAGTGCATTCTTCTGTAAGACTCCTACTGAAAGCATGAACATCTTCATTGCTTTCTGTCAGTTATCATACCTGAGTATTTATAATGATCCACTACCTCTACAACCTAATCATTGATCACAGCTGGGGAGATGGGATAAATTAATTATTCTTCCTGAAAATATTAACCATCTCTTTAGTTTTGGATACATTTAGTTTCAAATTAAGTCACTGTTAGGACTGTGGTCCGTGCCATCACCCCTCAGCAGTGACGCTATGACTGAGTCATCAACACATTTTACAATGTGTGCATCTCATTTACTTACTGTTCCTAGTGTGTCTGGAATTAGAACGAGTGGcagaacttttagtttttaggccTTTCTGCTTTAGAAAGCAGCTTCCTGGTGCAGGAAACctatttgctttaaaattacctttttgtAAGAGCTTATATATGTGTTATATAATTTAGTACCCCTTGTGTTGAGTTGAGTTtgtttgtattgatttttttttaggtgttcaTCGACAAGTTCTTCTGTCAACAATTGGCTGGTTCCTCGGCTATCACATGTCAAAGTATGCAGATTATAAATATGCCAAAATGGATCGAGACACGGTGGAGTACAGAAAACTCCATCCAGAGAAATTTCCACCAAAAGGTACGCCAAgctttttactgtttaattggttggttggttggttggttgggggggggggggggggcaggaaATTTGCTCAAACACCAGAgaaatattgttgttgttttaatatccTGTGGTTTCATATACTGAACAATAAGTCATGTTCTGATCACAGGTCTGGCGTTTCTGAGTATTTAGTCTGTTATCATTTTTGTAGCATACTAGACTTAAAACATCATCGCCTACAATAAGTacaataaagtgtttttttctgtttcttttcttctaccAGAAAAAAGGACCTTTGCAGAGATTGTTGAGCCGTTCATTCCCATCCGCTGAGTGTCAGTGGCTGACGAGGAGAGAACATGGAGGGGAAAAAGAGGACATGTTCAAACTGTTGTGACTCGAGCAATCTGTTTGTGAAATAtagatttgtaaataaaaaaaatacccagaTTATTAATTTTCTGACTGAATTTTACTTTAGTAAcattagcttttatttgtttgggtttacTCTTGACTCATAAAAAGACAACTGCTTTATCTTCATgacagtatttttaaatatctctTACAATTTGCAAAGAAAGAGGTACAATTGATCAGTTTTGGCAAAGCACATTTATTCCATTTTCAACAGAAGTTGAGGGTCATCGATTGAAAACAGTGCAGCCATCAGACGCTGTTTTACAAACACCAGATATTGTATGTCTGCAACAAAGTCTTGACATTAATTTGCCACTCCTATTATGTCCAAGTATTTCTCCGTGAGGCTTTTAGTCTTCTTTGTGAGGTCACTCATCACAGAAAACATTCCTCTCAGATGGAAGAGAAAGAGTGCTTCAGGATCAGCGTCCAAAAGAGGCTTGGGTGTGGTGGGGAGTGCCGTGTTCTTGGCCTTGTGGTCGTCCAGGGGAAGCAGGCTGCTCTCCACAGTGTTTCGAATGGCCTTGAGCATCAAGTAGTTGGTGTACAGATCTTTGCAGGCCTCGTCGGCTGCCTCACAGTCGGAGGGCACGTCTCGCAGCAGGCTTGGCAGGAGAATGGTCCTCTCCATGTCGCTGACAGCTGAGCTGTATCGTTTCAGAGTCAAAATcaggctgtttttgttgaatttgaCGTCGGCAGACTGCATGGCTCCGGGTGGATGGCTACTCCTGAGCTGTGGTGGTAGACAGTAGGAAGCAGTGTGCAGTGCAAAGCCGTGAGAGAAAACTGCAGTTTATATGTTCACCGAAAGTGGGCTGATCCTATGCAGCTACGCCTCTGCATCATCCGATACATTTAGCAAACCTTTCAGGGCTACGTTGTGTCAAACCTTATCTTTATTTGATTTGCACAACTCACAGTATCTAAATTTCTAATTTCTGTACAGCACACATTGAAATGTGCCTCTGTCAAATAATTAACCATGCAGACCATCACATGTGAATGACCTTAAGCATGGGCTGATCATTTTGTATTGACACATAGGTACAGAATTGAGCTCAGGGTTGTAGAACTGTCACCCAAAGTAAAGAAACCTTTAGCTGATTAAGGTCATCTTGCAGGTTTGAACTCAGTTTCTGTCGTCATTTTGGACCAAAATTACATATTGAAGTTCTTCAGGTTGATTAAACTATTTTGTCAGTTGTGCCagactttgtgtgtgtattttgcaTCTTAATTTCACAGgcactgacttttattttacacaaaacctgCACTGACTGGCAGTTGATGACTATGAGAAGATAAATTCTGACAGCTACAGATCATCCAACATACTGACAGGCTCTTCTGTCCgtataaaaaggttttgttgcGACAAGAGAGCAACATTAACCACTCAGTCACCTGTTCGTGCTTCTGCTAGCTCACTGGGacgttttattttcatatattgtGTCTTCAgtaattttacatttctaaCTTTTAACATAGCCTCTGCTCATTTGTAAGCCGTGCACAAGatcattaaaaacctttttttaatcaaaaaaagttAAGACAATCAGTTCACTTTCTGCAGTTTGAAACGTGTTCTTCCACATGTGCATCTTTATATGATACTGTCCCAGTTATtgcttcctttaaaaaaatatataaaaggcattatttgtatttaatagTAGCAAAAGTTTCTAAAACATTCCATATCCTGCACATGTTGACAGCTGTCTATGCGAGCAGTTAGTGCAGTTGTCATCACCCATCAGTTTTTAACCAGCAGCAGAGTTTTTATGGAGATTTTAAATGATCAACAACACACAACTGTTTATAATCTCATattagtttgtcttttaaatattaatcaCAGTTTCACTCAAGTTTCAGAATCCTGTTGGCTGGCGGTTGAAGTGCTGACCGTCTTCAGCAGAACTAGCCTGAATCTATTTAGAGTTGTCTATTTTTAGCTGAGTGAATTTAAATTATGGATAAAAATGAATCCAAGTTGCAGCACATTTTTTGAACTTGAGGATTAAACTGTGTTTTCCACTTTATGCCTGATGATTGTACCAGAAGAAgcctaaaaacaacattttcagctcAAACTGATCTGAATTTTTCATCCAGTTTGCTCAGCTTTGAATGAACCTCGGAGAAGATTGGCCTCTCTTATCTGAAACTCGATTTATAAATCTTCTGGAAAACTGCTTCACACCTAAACGAAGCTGTAAATAAAGCACTGAGAGCACTCGCAGAGGGGAGAAAAGGGGGAGGAAATTCTGTCTCCCCTCTGCGCCACAGCTAGGCACACACAGCTCAGAGATTTGGATTAACTCTTTCAAGCAACTCTACCCACAATCCCGTTTGTTGGTCTTGCACTCATTTCAGAGCTTTCCTCTTTTGACCCTTGATAATGATTTCCAGGACGTGAGTAAGGTCCATCATCCTGGTGAGCATGTCCATGATGTCCGGGTGCTCCTTCGCTCCACTGATGAACTCCTCCAGCGTCAGCTCACCTGGGAAAACAGTTCAAACagagttttacacatatttcagaatgttttctttaagtACAACTCGTTTTCTCTGTATATGAGCTTGAGACTACTCAAAGCtgctttatatttgtttattaccTTCTCTTTTGATGTCAATTCTCTCATATATAAGATTCACAATCTGATCTGGAGGGATGTCGTAACTTCTGGTGATATCTTGAATAGCCTGAAAGAGGAGTTTGGATGTTATGATTTTATAATCAGCCATCCACACTTCAATAATGttggtttaatatttttgctctAAAAAGTGAGAAAGTCAAATATTGAGCTTGGTTGTCGTGTTACTTTTCTGGCCCGTGAATTAGATTAAAGTCCGTGTTTAGCTCACCGGTGAGGTAAGACCTCAACAGATTAGGTGTTAGCTCAAGTTCATGacctgttttaaacaaacattcaagATGCAAGAATCCAAGCCTCAGCGTTCATCAACAGAGAAAACACTGCACCTTAAATATagtttccagctcctccttgtCAATTTTCCCATTTCCATCCTGATCAAAGAGCTTGAAGTACCACTTTAGTTTCTGGTTCACTTCTCCTTTCAGTAACAAGCTTATAGCTGCAATGTATTCAACAAAGTCCAGGTAGCCatcctgaggaaaaaaaggcaaagagaaacatttttgcttacACAGCAGCATTTAGAATATTTAGAATGAAATTATTCGACATTATTATATTCTACAAGAGCTAGGAGAGGGGTAGCTAcgaggaaacacaaaaactaataaagtgAATTACTCAGTGCTTTCTGAcaataaagaattaaaactgcagtttgattttgtttctttccacctaaaaagtcaaatattcaACATGTCTGTTTGGAATATTACTACAGTGGATCTATCAGGTtggttgtttttgcaaaaatgtacaacaagtttttttaagctgctttgGCTTTTGCTCCTAAAAAGATGCTTGCattaaataaaagagagaaGTAGAaagttcttcagtttttttttttttaccccatcCATGTCGAAGGTCAAGAAGACTTGGTCCACATAACTGCTGGCCTCTTCTGTCATTCCATTCATCTCCAGCATCGTCTTCAGCTCAAACAGCGTGATGACTCCTGAAGGAGATTCCCTCATGAACTTTGTGTACCAGTGGTGCATGTCCTCCTCCAGGATGTCGTCCAGGCTCGAACTGTAGGAACCCATTATTCCTCCTGCAGAGAACTGGTGGTGAGACTACAGCTGGAGAAGACGGTGTGGCTTCAGCACCtttggtttctgtctgaaaGCCAGAGCAAAGACCGCCCTAATCTTTAAGCCCAAAGGAGAGATAACACTTTAATGGGATAGCTGCAGATGCTTCCTAGAACCTCAAGTCCTTATATTATTGTCAACAGAAGTGGGCCGGATGTCATTATTCAGTGAGAAGAAACCTAAATATGGAACAAAGAGTTCCAACAggtttggctttaaaaaaaatacaaattattattGAACATCTGATGTTTTTACACCTACTGTGGAGTTCTGGGACAATGCAGTACCTTTGGTCTACAGATTTATGTTCTTCTGTCATCTAACTTTTATAAACCTATTTTTacaatctaaaaaaacaaaaaacagttgaattttttttaagaaaatctttAAGCTGAtatgacattttcaaaataaatttaacctTGTATAAAATTCGTGAAAGCAGCTCATTTATGACTAAATATCTGACCGCTGACAAGACTCCAGGGATAATGATTTAACCAGCATCATTTTAGGTACAATACCATTTTGTAGGATAACATCAGGGTCTTTTGGAAATCTTTTTTGATTGTTCTGAGTTTTTAAAGAGGCCTTGAACTAAagcaataagaaaaagaaaggaaaacatttttattacccAAACAGTTTTACTGCATTATTTTCTCACAATGATTATTAAATGAATAGCTGTTTGTTCTTAGTTATCAATGCTAAAAAATAATACTTGAGAGGTAGATAGACAACACAGGTTACTCAACTTCAACACAAACTTTTCACAATCA encodes the following:
- the ndufc2 gene encoding NADH dehydrogenase [ubiquinone] 1 subunit C2 produces the protein MGLIPDEGKSLPPPGIMNRNSLWLAGAGWVSAVLDNSMKHRPPLRSGVHRQVLLSTIGWFLGYHMSKYADYKYAKMDRDTVEYRKLHPEKFPPKEKRTFAEIVEPFIPIR
- the thrsp gene encoding thyroid hormone-inducible hepatic protein, whose amino-acid sequence is MQSADVKFNKNSLILTLKRYSSAVSDMERTILLPSLLRDVPSDCEAADEACKDLYTNYLMLKAIRNTVESSLLPLDDHKAKNTALPTTPKPLLDADPEALFLFHLRGMFSVMSDLTKKTKSLTEKYLDIIGVAN
- the guca1c gene encoding guanylyl cyclase-activating protein 3, encoding MGSYSSSLDDILEEDMHHWYTKFMRESPSGVITLFELKTMLEMNGMTEEASSYVDQVFLTFDMDGDGYLDFVEYIAAISLLLKGEVNQKLKWYFKLFDQDGNGKIDKEELETIFKAIQDITRSYDIPPDQIVNLIYERIDIKREGELTLEEFISGAKEHPDIMDMLTRMMDLTHVLEIIIKGQKRKALK
- the rab30 gene encoding ras-related protein Rab-30, which gives rise to MSMEDYDYLFKIVLIGNAGVGKTCLVRRFTQGLFPPGQGATIGVDFMIKTVEIKGEKVKLQIWDTAGQERFRSITQSYYRSANALILTYDITCEDSFRCLPEWLREIEQYANNQVVTILVGNKIDLADKREVLRQRAEDFAQAQSMLYLETSAKESDNVEKLFLDLACELIREAKQNKLDNNDTAPMPGEGKTISYLNCCSLN